The following is a genomic window from Candidatus Manganitrophus noduliformans.
GCGCTTCATCCGTCCTTGGGCCGGACATTCTCCTTTGATCTCTCCTACTACGGTTCCGCCGGTTATTCTGTTTCATCGAGGGAGATCGACATCCGCCCGGTTTGGAATGCGGCGTTCGGGTTTGAAGAAGTGATCCGGCCGAAATTCCCGATCCGGTTCGGCCTCTATACGAATCGAAGCGCCGCGCCCCGTCTGAATGATCGTCCAACGGTGCAGGATGACCGGGTCGATTCGTACGGGGCGACCCTCGGCGCCGGCTACATCGATGAACTTTCTACGTTCGATGTGGGGATGCGCTACGCGCTGGGGAAGGGAAAGACCAAAGATGCAACCACCGGAGAGCACTTTGACGTGAAATCCCAGGTGCTGACCTTTTTTGTCTCCGGCAGCGTTCTTTTCTGAGGGGTCGGTTAATTCGAACCCCGGTCGATCCACTTCCGGATTTTTTCTTCGTTTTGGACGGAGAGATTGAGGAACGAGACGCCGGCGCCGATGCCGGGATGAATGTAGAGGACGCGGGCGCGGACGCGGATTTCGTCCGGGTCGGCGTCGGCCAGTTTGAAGCGAAGCTCGAATTCGGCTCCGGTCTGAAAATCGGCCACCATTTCAATGTACATCCCGCCGATGCTCAGGTCCATGGTGCGCCGCTTCCCAACACCGACAATGTCGATATCTGTAATGAAGGGGACCCGTTTTGATGCGCACTGGTCATCCGTCATGGCGGCCTTCCTACACTAAAGGTGAGAATTCAGACAGGGGATGGACGGGAAGAAGATTAGCAAATGTTCCCTAAGGCGTCAAGGTGAAAGTGACGAAATTGTCTGATGCAGGATCGTACCGCTTCTATCCCTATCGTAACCCTGGGGGACTGAATCGGTTCCGTCTTTTTCACCCCGCGTTTTCTTTCTGCAGAAATTGCATTCGTCCTGTTGTTTCGTTTATGATGAATTTGTTTTGCGGTTCATTCAGGGTACATACGGGGCAGGGAGCGCGTGCTGGGATGATTCGAATTCGGAGGGTGTGGAAAGCGGTCATCGGCGTGGCTCTCATTTTTTTTCTCCTTTCCGGCCAGGCCCTGGCGGAAGAGAAGGAACGGAAGAAGTTCGATCTCTCGGCCGCCTTTCGGTACAGTCTTCCGATCGGAGAGGAAGAGCCGGGATTGGATTGGTCGGACCTCTATGAGGTGGGCTCCGTGGTGGCGCTCGAATTGAGCTATCGCGCCACCCGTCGTGTCGCCGTCTACGTTGGAGGGGCCTACCATCTCTACCGGGCGAAAGAGATTTCGCTGGAGACCCCTGCGGGGACCGTCGACGGGCGGTTTAACGATCAGGAGCTGCTCTCGGTTTATCTGGGGGTGAAGGGATATCTTTTCGGTCCGGCCCTTCCGCAAGAGGCGGCCGGCATCGATCCTTACCTGCGGGCCGATGTCGGTTTCACGCAATTCAACGGGGCGGACTTCAACGCCGAACCGATCGCCGATCGGAGCCGGAAGTTCGCCTTCTCCTTCGGCGTCGGCGCCGATGTCCTCACCTACACGAATGTTCTCCTTTTCTTCGAGATAAAATATGAGGATCACGGTATCCCCGATGAAGCGGGGGAGTCGTTCCGCGCGATGCCGATTTCGGTGGGCGTTCGGTATTTGATGTAGAACCGGGTTCTGTTTCTTCATCCCAAAATTGACTTTCTCTCCGCATCGCAGTATCATGCCGTGGTTTCCTGCCTGCCGGGTCGCGCTTCGGATTTGGTTCGTTCCACGGAGAAAGGTGATGTTCAATCGGATGACCTCGATCTTTATCCCCCTGATGGCGCTGAATCTATCCCTCATCTCCATCCTGGAGCCTCCCAGCCCCGTCATTTCCGATCTCAACATCTCGCCCGCGTCCGGCCCCGCCGGGAGCATCTACACGATCTCGCTTCGGATCGCGAGCCGGGGCGGTATTGTCCCGCTGCTTCATCAGTTGAGGGAGGGACGTGAAGAGCTCGACATCCCTCTTCGAGACGACGGCTTGGAAGGGGATGTGAAGAAGGGGGATGGGATCTACATCGGGCACAGCGGGGTCCCGCCTCGGGCGGCCAGGCAGACCCACCGCTTCGAGGTCTTCGTGCAAGATCACGCGGGGCGTAAAAGTAACGTGCTGGAGTATCGGTTCACGGTGTTGAAAGGGACGGGAGTTTGAAGGGAAACTTTAATCGGAAAATGTGATCCCCGTCTTCTGTACTTCTTGATACGGCAGCAGCCACACCATCGACTCGTCGTGCAAATCAATCACCTGAATCCGGTTGCCGAATGGGTCGCGGAAGTCGCAACGGAACCGCGGTTCCAGCGTGAGCCCATATTTTTTACCGACTTTTTCGCGGACTTCCATCACCTGTTTGTCGTCCCGCACGATGAGGGCAAAATGCCGCGTCCGGTCGGGCTTCACCTCGTCGACCTCGAACATAGCCAAGAACTGATGCTCGCCGAGCTTGAAAAAAGCGTCTCCTTCCCCATCATCGAGTTTTTCGAGATTGAAGACATCCTGGTAGAAAGCGATCCCCTTCTCCAAGTCATCCACTTCGATTGCAATGTGACCCAAGCCGTAGACATGCACGCTCATATCGATCTCCTTATTTCAGTGCGGTTGGCGGAATCATTTTTGAGTTAAGGACTGCTGCGGAGTCAATTTTTCCAGAAAATGCCGGGCGACCCGGTACCGAATGTAGCGGTCGAAAAGTGAAGCGGTGTAGTGTCCGGCGGGGAGGACGATCCAGTCGGGCTGTCCCAATGCCTTCCAAAGTTCTCGGGCGTTCGTATGAGGGATCACCTTGTCGAAGCGGCCATTGACCATCAAGATCCGCTCCGGGTCGAGCCGCCCTGCATAGGTGAGCGGGTCGACCGGTTTCAGCGCGGTGATCGCTTCCCGTTTGAATTCCTCGGCGCTCCACCCGTTCGCGAGCATGATCCGGTCCCGAATTCTTCCTTTGACATATCCTTGTGGGGAGGCCATGATCTCGGGAAGATTTCCCCCGCCGAGGAGATAGGCCGTCGCTTCGATCTGACCGTCGGCTTCCGTAAGAAGGGCGCCGACAATCGCGCCGAGACTGATGCCGAGGAGGCCGATCCGTTTTGCATCGACGGAGGGCTGGCGGGAGAGCCAATCGACAAGCTGCGCCGCCTCCGCCACCTGCAGCCGGATCAGCTCCGCGAGGGTGTCGAGCCTCACCGCGGCGCTGCGGAGGCCGGTCAGGTAGCGTTGGCTGCTGAACTGCAAACAAATGAATCCCTTTTTGACGAGCTCTTGCGCAAAACCTGAAATGATGCGGTCGCCCCAGATGCCGGGGAGCAGGAGGATCGCCGGAAAGGGTCCATTCCCCTCCGGCTGCCAGACGCGGACCGTCATGGCGCCGAGGTGAACTTCTTCAACGATGTAACCGTCGTCCTGATGAAAAACGGTCCGCTGAATCGCCTGGTAGGGCGGACCGGGATCTTGGAGGGAGAAGATCGGATTGGTTCTCACGCCGGGGGTCTCTCTATGTTTGTTGGGGTACTCGATACAGGCGGCCATCGATAAAAAGAGAAGCAAAAAGAGAATGGCCTGATTCAGCCGGTTCATAAGCCGGTCCTCATTGAGGACTTACACAGCGGGCGGGCGGTTCAGGGCGAGCGATGAAATACCCATCAAAGACGACACTTTATTCTAAAATAGCGGGAGCGCGGTTTACAACTATTTAATTGTGCGTTGAACGGTTGAAGCCGCCTACCGACGCCGAGGGGAAGGTTTTTTTCTCCGAGCGGTTTTCAAGGTCGCCTCCAGAATTCCGATCTTCCCATCG
Proteins encoded in this region:
- a CDS encoding PilZ domain-containing protein; the encoded protein is MTDDQCASKRVPFITDIDIVGVGKRRTMDLSIGGMYIEMVADFQTGAEFELRFKLADADPDEIRVRARVLYIHPGIGAGVSFLNLSVQNEEKIRKWIDRGSN
- a CDS encoding outer membrane beta-barrel protein; this translates as MIRIRRVWKAVIGVALIFFLLSGQALAEEKERKKFDLSAAFRYSLPIGEEEPGLDWSDLYEVGSVVALELSYRATRRVAVYVGGAYHLYRAKEISLETPAGTVDGRFNDQELLSVYLGVKGYLFGPALPQEAAGIDPYLRADVGFTQFNGADFNAEPIADRSRKFAFSFGVGADVLTYTNVLLFFEIKYEDHGIPDEAGESFRAMPISVGVRYLM
- a CDS encoding VOC family protein translates to MSVHVYGLGHIAIEVDDLEKGIAFYQDVFNLEKLDDGEGDAFFKLGEHQFLAMFEVDEVKPDRTRHFALIVRDDKQVMEVREKVGKKYGLTLEPRFRCDFRDPFGNRIQVIDLHDESMVWLLPYQEVQKTGITFSD
- a CDS encoding alpha/beta hydrolase family protein; translated protein: MNRLNQAILFLLLFLSMAACIEYPNKHRETPGVRTNPIFSLQDPGPPYQAIQRTVFHQDDGYIVEEVHLGAMTVRVWQPEGNGPFPAILLLPGIWGDRIISGFAQELVKKGFICLQFSSQRYLTGLRSAAVRLDTLAELIRLQVAEAAQLVDWLSRQPSVDAKRIGLLGISLGAIVGALLTEADGQIEATAYLLGGGNLPEIMASPQGYVKGRIRDRIMLANGWSAEEFKREAITALKPVDPLTYAGRLDPERILMVNGRFDKVIPHTNARELWKALGQPDWIVLPAGHYTASLFDRYIRYRVARHFLEKLTPQQSLTQK